A section of the Fusobacterium perfoetens genome encodes:
- a CDS encoding HutP family protein, whose protein sequence is MEYKSKDIARAAIMLAMSTREEEMELKESYKKTGIKSAAVDIGGDIIQSISKILERTLVASKRNGIVKDSHVYDGAITGATREAIAQVMNKAAGFNIGGKIGIARYREHLSVCIFLTIGMFRLDDVVIGLGHRAIPVDEN, encoded by the coding sequence ATGGAATACAAAAGTAAAGATATAGCAAGAGCTGCAATAATGCTTGCAATGTCTACCCGTGAAGAAGAAATGGAACTTAAAGAGAGTTATAAAAAAACTGGAATAAAAAGTGCTGCTGTTGATATAGGAGGAGATATTATTCAGTCTATTTCAAAAATTCTTGAAAGAACATTGGTAGCTTCAAAAAGAAATGGAATTGTAAAAGATTCTCATGTTTATGATGGAGCTATAACTGGAGCAACAAGAGAAGCCATAGCACAAGTAATGAATAAAGCTGCAGGATTTAATATTGGAGGAAAAATAGGAATTGCAAGATACAGAGAACACCTTTCTGTATGTATTTTTCTTACAATAGGAATGTTCCGTTTAGATGATGTTGTAATAGGTCTTGGACACAGAGCAATTCCTGTTGATGAAAATTAA
- the yaaA gene encoding S4 domain-containing protein YaaA, whose amino-acid sequence MEKIKIQTEYIKLDQFLKWTGTAESGVDAKDMILAGEVKVNGEVEERRGKKLRAGDIVEAAGKTYQVE is encoded by the coding sequence ATGGAAAAAATAAAGATACAAACTGAGTATATAAAACTTGACCAGTTTTTGAAATGGACAGGAACAGCAGAAAGTGGAGTAGATGCTAAAGATATGATTTTAGCAGGTGAAGTAAAAGTTAACGGAGAAGTAGAAGAAAGACGCGGGAAAAAGCTTCGTGCAGGTGATATAGTAGAAGCAGCAGGAAAAACTTACCAAGTAGAATAA
- a CDS encoding ABC transporter substrate-binding protein: protein MRNLKSRTVGFVATTLLTAGIFLMQCTPLKAAERFVIGISQFAEHPALDEVRRGFEDELKAQGIETDIIYKNAQGDTGVAGIIAQKFAADKVDLIFGIATISAQTAKQATDTIPVLFSAVTDPVHSQLVNSMENVGGNVTGTTDASPMDKQLALFKQLDSNIKKIGIIYNTSESNSEIQVAQAKEIAESLGMEIIAVGVNNINDIPQAVNSLASKADALYAVTDNIVASAAGLIAKSTIERKILSIAAEEGPVKGGLLMTDGLSYYELGKQTGAMAKKILIDKVSPKDMPVESLKNTTKIVNENTMKKLKLDKENPAFEGAIFIK from the coding sequence ATGAGAAACTTAAAAAGTAGAACAGTAGGATTTGTAGCCACAACATTACTAACAGCAGGAATCTTTCTTATGCAGTGCACACCTTTAAAAGCAGCAGAAAGATTTGTAATAGGAATAAGTCAATTTGCAGAACATCCTGCACTTGACGAAGTAAGAAGAGGTTTTGAAGATGAACTTAAAGCTCAGGGTATAGAAACTGACATTATTTATAAAAATGCTCAAGGTGATACAGGAGTAGCAGGAATCATTGCACAAAAATTTGCAGCAGATAAAGTTGATTTAATTTTCGGTATAGCAACAATTTCTGCACAAACTGCTAAACAAGCAACTGATACCATACCTGTACTTTTCAGTGCAGTTACAGATCCAGTTCATTCTCAGCTTGTTAATTCAATGGAAAATGTAGGAGGAAATGTTACAGGAACAACTGATGCCAGTCCAATGGACAAACAACTTGCTCTTTTCAAACAGCTTGATTCAAATATTAAAAAAATAGGAATTATATACAATACAAGTGAATCAAACTCTGAAATTCAAGTTGCTCAGGCAAAAGAAATTGCCGAGTCTCTTGGAATGGAAATTATAGCTGTTGGAGTCAATAATATAAATGATATTCCTCAGGCTGTAAATTCCCTAGCTTCAAAAGCTGATGCTTTGTATGCTGTCACAGATAATATTGTAGCTTCAGCTGCAGGACTTATAGCTAAATCAACAATTGAAAGAAAAATTCTTTCAATAGCTGCAGAGGAAGGACCTGTTAAAGGCGGACTTCTTATGACTGATGGACTTAGTTACTATGAACTAGGAAAACAAACAGGAGCTATGGCAAAAAAAATCCTTATTGATAAAGTTTCTCCTAAGGATATGCCTGTTGAAAGTTTAAAAAATACAACAAAAATAGTTAATGAAAATACAATGAAAAAATTAAAATTAGATAAAGAAAATCCAGCTTTTGAAGGAGCCATATTTATAAAATAA
- the recF gene encoding DNA replication/repair protein RecF (All proteins in this family for which functions are known are DNA-binding proteins that assist the filamentation of RecA onto DNA for the initiation of recombination or recombinational repair.), with product MKILEINYINFRNLSDRNIKFSPKINLFLGKNGQGKTSIIEAVYFGATGKSFRTSKNADLIKYGKLKTGCFLEYEDKLSDKNISVKIDSSKKEYRLNKKRIPYDEYYGKVNVVSFIPEDIELIVGSPGVRRKFFDSEIAQSSHEYFQNLKQYTKLLKIRNKYLKNREHKDPMFSIYEDEFIKYGAKVIKKRLEYVKNISIILNLNYRKLFDSKKELNLVYHSEMGDIKKYTLTELEEKLREDITREFSKELKYGYSMVGPQKDDFLFLLDGREAKSFSSQGEKKSIIFSLKLSEIDMVLKEKRENPVFLIDDVSSYFDSIRKESIINYLNKRDIQVIITSTDLLNIESKNFFVEKGEVYERDN from the coding sequence TTGAAAATCTTAGAGATAAATTATATAAATTTCAGAAACTTATCAGACAGAAATATAAAATTTTCTCCTAAGATAAATTTATTCCTTGGAAAAAATGGACAAGGTAAAACAAGTATAATAGAAGCCGTTTATTTTGGAGCAACTGGAAAAAGTTTTCGGACTTCTAAAAATGCAGATCTTATAAAATATGGGAAATTAAAAACAGGATGCTTTTTAGAATATGAAGATAAACTGAGCGATAAAAATATCTCAGTAAAAATAGATAGCAGTAAAAAAGAATACAGGCTTAATAAAAAAAGGATACCTTATGATGAATACTATGGAAAAGTGAATGTTGTGTCATTTATTCCAGAAGATATTGAACTGATAGTAGGGTCGCCTGGCGTTAGAAGAAAGTTCTTTGACAGCGAGATAGCACAGAGCAGCCATGAATATTTTCAAAATCTTAAACAGTACACAAAACTTTTGAAAATTAGAAATAAGTATTTAAAAAACAGAGAGCATAAAGATCCTATGTTTTCTATATATGAAGATGAGTTTATAAAATATGGGGCAAAAGTTATAAAAAAAAGACTTGAATATGTAAAAAATATTTCCATTATTTTAAATCTTAATTATAGAAAACTTTTTGACAGCAAAAAAGAACTTAATCTTGTATATCATTCAGAAATGGGAGATATAAAAAAATATACTCTTACAGAGCTTGAAGAAAAATTAAGAGAAGATATAACAAGAGAATTTTCAAAAGAATTGAAATATGGCTATTCTATGGTAGGTCCTCAAAAAGATGACTTTCTTTTTCTTTTAGATGGAAGAGAAGCAAAGTCTTTTTCTTCACAGGGAGAAAAAAAGTCAATCATATTTTCGCTGAAACTTTCTGAGATAGATATGGTTCTTAAAGAAAAAAGAGAAAATCCAGTTTTTCTTATAGATGATGTATCTTCATACTTTGATTCTATAAGAAAAGAGAGTATAATAAATTATCTTAATAAGAGAGAT